The genomic interval ACTCCTTTTGTAGCTCAGTTTGTGGGTGATAATAATAAATGGAGAGGAAAAGTAACTCAAAGCAATTCAGATGAAGTGCTGCTTGAAACGGATGAAGGATATTCATTCCGTACAAAAGCTAACTCCTCATGCCCGGCCGGAAGTACTGTAGATCTGTTTCTGCGTCCTGAAGCGATGCGTATTGAGCCGCAGCAGACTGAAGGTCTTAACGTGTTTGATGTGACAGTTAAGGCTATTCTTTTTGACGGGGCCAACAGTCGCCTTCTGACCGTGACTAAAGAAGATCATGAACTTGTTGTGACTCTTCCTCAAAACCGTAAATTTGATCATATCGTGGCAGGGGATGCCATTTCAGTCGGCTGGCATCCTGATTCCGGAATCTGTTTCGAGGCGGAGGGATAACATGAAACGTTCCCGTCTTGCCTTTTGGATTTTTTTTGCCCCGGTTTTCATGTGGTTGTTCCTTTTGATTGTATTGCCGCATCTTGATCTTTTGACCATGAGTTTCATGGGTGAAAATGATTATGGCGATACCGTCTGGACCATTAAGAACTATATGAATTTCTTCAATGAACCGGTGTACTGGTATACTTTCGTGCGCACGGCCATGTTTGCAATTCTTACAACGTTCATCACTTTTCTGCTTGCCATGCCGGTCTCTTTTTATATTGCCAAGCTGGCCCGGACCAAAGTGCAGGGTGCGCTTATGATTATGTTGCTGCTACCTTTCTGGGTCAGCGAACTGGTTCGTATTTACGGCTGGATGATACTTTTGCGTGAGTCAGGTGTTCTTAACTATTTTATGCTTAAGCTCGGCATTATCGATAAACCGATTGAGATGCTTTACAATGATGCCAGCATGATCATGGGACTGGTTTACACTTCCATGTTGTTCATGATTGTTCCGCTCGTTTCGGTCATGGAAAGTTTGGATGACAGCCTTATCGAAGCTGCTCACGATCTCGGTGCAGGGTCGTTTGCAATCTGGCGCACAATAATCCTTCCGCATTGCAAACCGGGCATCACGTCCGGATCAATAGTCGTATTCATGCTTGCGCTTGGTAACTATCTTACTCCTAATCTTATGGGTGGTAAAAATTCGCTTTGGTTTACCGAGCAGATTTATAACCAGTTTATCGCAAGCTTTAACTGGAATCAGGGAGCAGCGTTCGGGTTCTTACTTCTGCTTCTAAGTTCTCTTATTATTTGGGTCGGCCTAAAGCTTACCGGTCAAAAACTCGGGGAGGTGGCATCATGATCCGTTCTCTGCCGAGAAGTAAAAAATATGATTGGTCTTTTAATATCTTCATTTTACTTTATTTCACATTCCTGTTTGCTCCTTTGCTGGTCACCTGTGTACTGGCTTTTAATAATTCCAATTATCCATCGCTGCCGTGGCAGGGATTCAGTCTTGACTGGTTTTTTGCCGATGGTCCAGACAGGATAGGTTTGTTTCACGACAGCCAGAATTTACGTTCTATTGTGACCAGTTTTCAAACAGCGTTTTTCGTTTCTATCTTAAGCGTTGTCGTTGGAACCTGTGCGAGTTTTCTTTTTGAGAAAGAAAATTTTCGTTTCAAGGGTGCTCTATATTTATTGATGCTCGCTCCGCTGGTTATTCCGGGAGTTATTTTAGGTATTTCCCTGCTTTTGGCAGCGAATTATGCGGGCACTTTCTTTGATAATACAATGGGAATAGATTTGGATGTATTCAGACCGAGCTTCTGGCTTGTTGTGCTGGGGCAGTTCTCTTTTATTACAACATTTGTCACCTTGGTTGTTTCGGCGCGACTGCGTAAGTTTGATATTTCTCTTGAGGAAGCCGCGTTGAACCTCGGCGCTACACCGCTTGGAGTTATATGGCATGTCACGCTGAAATTTTTGCGTCCGTCTCTGATAGGAGCCGGAGCCGTTGCCTTTTTGATGAGCTTTGAGAACTTTAATACGACTTTGTTTTTAGTCGGTTCCGAGCCGACCTTACCTATTAATCTTTATCTTCAGGTACGAGACGGCAGTACTCCGGTTATCAATGCTGTTTCTCTTATGCTGATTGTCGGTACATCTCTGCTTGCTTTGGCTAATCTCTATTTTACCAAGAAAGAAGTTTAAGTTTATTTGCATGATAAATATAAAAAATCCTGCTTTGTAATAAAGCAGGATTTTTTATATTCACACTTTTATAAACCGGTATTTTTTAAGTATCGTGAAGCACCAAATAGACCAATGTCTGATTTAGAAGCTGGTAAGCAATTTCCCCGAAAGTAATCGGTCCCACAAAAGGATCTGTTTTTTTACCGTCCAGTTCAGAATACAGATAGTTCAAAATGCAGTTACATGAAAATGATATCGTTTGCCCTGCAACTTTGTTTTCTTTCAGCTGTTTGGTGAATTCTGTTGCATAATTTTCAATTGATTTTGCATGCCTATAGCGTATTCCGGTGAAAACAGGCGCGTAAAAATGAACTTCTCCGCCGGGATCCACACTCTGGAAACTGGTATTAACTAAGGCTCCATAGTAATCGGCTACCAGAGGAAGTTTGGTATCCAGATCATTTTTAATGATATAGTCAGCAAAGTTTTCTTTAACTCCGTTGACCATAACATCTGTACATGAAAATCCGTCTGATGCGAAAGTTAAATTGTCTCCGTCCCCTTGCTCGAAGCTGTTGATAATGCCTACATCAACAACTTTGCCTGCGATCAGTTCAATATGCATAACCATGGCTTTGTCTTCATATACTTCTCCGGTTTTCCCGTTGAAAACTTTTGGAGTAATTTTGCCAAGGTCGTCTAAATGAACACCGGAAATCCATCCGATAAGAGGCTGGCTGCCGAAATCTTTGTAGTTTGGAGCATTAAGGGCAAAGGCTACATGAGCCTCACTTAAGGCTGGAATGATGATAAAACTGAAACCGCCGTCTCCTGCATCAGTATATACAGTCCCAAGAGTATTCGGTTCATATGCTTTGAGTGAAATAGATTTTGTTACATCAGATATGTCGGTAACAAAAATTTTGTCGTGTGAAACAACGCCTCCATTCTCTGGAGACATAAAATATGGGATGGTTCCGCCTATCCACTGCCCTTTTGGTAACTGTTTAAGGAGATTTTCATCTCCGGCAATGAGTAGGGTCTTTCCTGCAGCTATCTGTTTTTCAACTTCGTTGAGACTAATCAACTCCTGTTGCATACTTCCTCCTAGCTAAAAATAGTTTCCAGATCTTGCTTAACGGACGGGTTGTCTGCATTCTTAGTAAACATAGCATGCAGTTCATCAATTGCCGCAGGAATACTTCCGGGGTCGGCAGTTGCACCTCTTATCAGACGGGCAAGCAGTATTTTACCTGCCAGAAACTTTAGAGTGCATGTTTTTTTACCTGTAACAATCTCTTTCCATCTAGCATTGTTTTTTGGGGGGATGCCCATATTTACGTTCCTCCTTTTACAGTTAACAGACTAAGAATTTGATATTTCCTATGTCTGCACGGTTTAAGATCTTTTTATCTGGCTACGGAAAATTTCAAAACATTGTGCATCCTCTCAAGTGGTTTAAATAATTGAATTTTATTCTTATGAGTAGCATAACAAAAAATTCATTATATGTCCGCAATTAGTTCTAAAAAATACGGATATAGAAGTGATTTTTCTAAATTGATCATTTGTTTTAGGTAGATAGGTGATTATTTTTATAATGTTGTAGTCTTGACGTAACAAGATATATGACTATTAAAATAGTTCATAAATAAATTACATCATTCTTTTTGAATGTTATTGGAGATATTGTAATGAAAGTAGATATTGAAATTGAAAAATTGCTTAAAGATAAAAATGCAGATTTATATGAATTCTGCGCTAAGCGTTACGATGGTACATATACTGACGGGGTAACCCTCTCTAGAGAGTTCGACGGTAATATTGAAAATTATGTTCAAGGTGAAGGATGGGTTGCAGACTACAACATTCTGCCGGATCTCTAGGCAAAATGCTTTTTTATATAAGCAGATAAAGCCAGTCTCTGTTTAAAGGGGCTGGCTTTTTTATTAAAATTTACGCAAAAAGTTTAGAACGGATCGGTGACTGACAGCAGATCGATCTGCTATTTTTTA from Desulfovibrio gilichinskyi carries:
- a CDS encoding ABC transporter permease; its protein translation is MKRSRLAFWIFFAPVFMWLFLLIVLPHLDLLTMSFMGENDYGDTVWTIKNYMNFFNEPVYWYTFVRTAMFAILTTFITFLLAMPVSFYIAKLARTKVQGALMIMLLLPFWVSELVRIYGWMILLRESGVLNYFMLKLGIIDKPIEMLYNDASMIMGLVYTSMLFMIVPLVSVMESLDDSLIEAAHDLGAGSFAIWRTIILPHCKPGITSGSIVVFMLALGNYLTPNLMGGKNSLWFTEQIYNQFIASFNWNQGAAFGFLLLLLSSLIIWVGLKLTGQKLGEVAS
- a CDS encoding ABC transporter permease codes for the protein MIRSLPRSKKYDWSFNIFILLYFTFLFAPLLVTCVLAFNNSNYPSLPWQGFSLDWFFADGPDRIGLFHDSQNLRSIVTSFQTAFFVSILSVVVGTCASFLFEKENFRFKGALYLLMLAPLVIPGVILGISLLLAANYAGTFFDNTMGIDLDVFRPSFWLVVLGQFSFITTFVTLVVSARLRKFDISLEEAALNLGATPLGVIWHVTLKFLRPSLIGAGAVAFLMSFENFNTTLFLVGSEPTLPINLYLQVRDGSTPVINAVSLMLIVGTSLLALANLYFTKKEV
- a CDS encoding DUF6976 family protein; protein product: MQQELISLNEVEKQIAAGKTLLIAGDENLLKQLPKGQWIGGTIPYFMSPENGGVVSHDKIFVTDISDVTKSISLKAYEPNTLGTVYTDAGDGGFSFIIIPALSEAHVAFALNAPNYKDFGSQPLIGWISGVHLDDLGKITPKVFNGKTGEVYEDKAMVMHIELIAGKVVDVGIINSFEQGDGDNLTFASDGFSCTDVMVNGVKENFADYIIKNDLDTKLPLVADYYGALVNTSFQSVDPGGEVHFYAPVFTGIRYRHAKSIENYATEFTKQLKENKVAGQTISFSCNCILNYLYSELDGKKTDPFVGPITFGEIAYQLLNQTLVYLVLHDT